In the genome of Gammaproteobacteria bacterium, the window TGGGTGATGGTCTCGTGGTGCACCAGCGCCCCGCGTTCGCGCAGCACCTCCAGCACATCCTTGTCCGCCTTCAGCACGGACAGACCCTCGAACAGGGGCGTGCCCGCGACGAAGCGCCCGTTGGCGTCCACCGGATTGTCCACCTTCAGATCGTAGCGGCGGCCGACCTCGTAGTCCTCGACGCCGTGCCCGGGTGCGGTGTGGACCGCGCCGGTGCCGGAATCCGCCGTCACGTGGGTGCCGGTGACGATCGGCACCGTGCGCTCGTAGAACGGATGCCGCAACTCGAGCAGGTCGAGTGCCGCCCCGGCGCAGCGGCCCACCACCTGACGCTCGACGTCGCCGAAACGTGCCATGACCTCATCAACCAGTTCGCTCGCCAGCAACAGACGCTCCGTCCCCTCGCCCAGATCGGTCTGAACCAGGACATACTCGAGATCGGGGTGCAGCGATACGGCCCGGTTCGCCGGCAGTGTCCAGGGCGTCGTCGTCCAGATAACGACCGAGATCCGGCCCTCACCCCCGGCCCCGCAACGCCTGGCGAACTCATCCTGATCCACGGCAACAAAGCGCACATCGATCGCCTGCGACTCCTTGTCGTGATACTCGACCTCGGCTTCGGCCAGGGCGGAGGCACCACCGACGCTCCAGTAGACGGGCTTTTCCCCGCGTTGCAGGTGACCGTTCTCGATGATCTCCCCGAGAGCCCTGATGACGTCCGCCTCGAAGGCGGGATCCATCGTCAGGTACGCAGACTCCCACGCGCCGAGCACGCCGAGACGCTCGAAATCCTTGCGCTGACTCGCGACCTGTCGCGCCGCGAAATCCCGGCAGGCCTGGCGGAAGGCCTTGTGATCCACCTTGACGCCCGGCTTGCCGATCTTCTTTTCCACCTGAAGTTCGATGGGAAGGCCGTGACAATCCCAGCCAGGCACGTACGGGGCGTCGTACCCACCCAGGATCCTCGCCTTGACGATAATGTCCTTGAGGATCTTGTTGACGGCGTGGCCGATGTGGATATCGCCGTTCGCGTAAGGCGGACCGTCGTGGAGAATGAAACGCGGCCGCCCCCTGGCGGCCTCCCTGATCTTCTCGTAGATGCGATCCTCGCGCCATTGGCGGAGCATCTGCGGCTCGCGTTGCGCGAGGTTGCCCCGCATGGGAAACCGTGTCTTCGGAAGATTGAGTGTGTCTTTGTATTCAGCCATATCGGCGAGTCTTCTGGTCTACCGGCACATCCGGACCGGGTTGCCGCGAACCGGCAGGGCATCGGTCACGCGACGAATCAACGACCGGCACGCGTCGCGAAATAGGACCGGGCGGCTTCGACATCCACCTCGATCTGTCGGATCAGGGCCTCCACCGAATCGAACCGCTTTTCGTCACGCAGCTTATGCTGGAACTCCACGTCCACGTGCCGCTGATAGATGTCCCGGTCGAAATCGAACAGGTGGACCTCTAGCCGCTGCTCCACCCCGCCGACGGTCGGGCGCCGGCCCACGTTCGCCACGCCGGGAAGCGGCTCACGATCCAGGCCGTACATCTCCACGGCATAGACGCCGATCACCGGCGATACCTGCCTGGCCAGCTGGATATTCGCGGTCGGGAACCCGATGGTCCGGCCACGCTTGTCGCCATGGGTCACCTTGCCGCTCATCCGATAGGGACGCCCGAGCAGCATCTCCGCGGCCGAGAGGTCGCCGACCTCAAGTGCCTTTCGGATTCGCGTGCTGCTCACCCTGTTGCCATCGATTTCGAAGGTGTGCATATGCGCCACGTCGAAGCCGTACCGTCGGCCCGCCTGCTCCAGGGACCCGAAATCGCCACCCCGTTCCCGGCCGTATCGAAAGTCGTCCCCCACCACGAGGTAGTTCACTCCCAGGCCATCGACCAGGATGCGCCGGACGAATTCATCGGGCGCCATATTCGCCAGCCCTCGATCGAAACGCATACACAGGAGCCGGTCCACGGAGAAACGCCGCAGGGCCAGTACCTTTTCGCGGAAACGCGTCAGGCGGGCTGGCGATTTCGCGCCCGCGAAGAACTCACGCGGCAACGGCTCGAAGACAATGACCTGCGTGGGCAATCCCCGCTCGGCGCCCTTGTTCGCCAACTGGCCAAGGACGGTCTGATGGCCGAGATGAACCCCGTCAAAATTCCCGATCGTCGCGACACAACCCCGGTGTCGGGGTCGAAGATTGTGGAGGCCCCGTATCAGTTCCATGCCGATGGACAAAGTATCTCAGTATATCGGAATTTTCGGGGACGTTAAGCTACTCGGCCTGCCGGAGCAGGAGATGCCGCGGCCGAATCCCGAGCGCGTAGAGCGTCGCGACATAGGTGCCGGCCCCGAGCGTGATCAGCGCGCCCAGCACCAGTCCCCGCTCCCAGGCGAGCCACGCACTCCACTCGGCCAGTGCCGGCGAGGTGGACCACAGCACCCCCCCCATCACCGTGGCCGCCACGGCGATACGCCGGGACAGGCCAGACCAGCCGGGGGAGGACCGGAAGGTCCCCTGCCCGCGGAGTCGGCGAAACAGGAGCCCGGCGTTCAGGCAGGCGGAGAGCGAGGTGGCAAGCGCGAGTCCCGCGTGGGGTCCGGGGATTCCCAGCAGGAACCAGGGGACCACGAAGCTGACGTTGAGACCCATGTTCGCGAGCATGGCGATGATGCCGATGCGCACCGGGGTCCGCGTATCCTGTCGGGAATAGAATCCTGGCGCAAGCACTTTGATCAGGATGAAGGCCGGCAACCCGACCGCGTAGGCCATCAGACTCAGCCGCGCCATCTGGGTATCGGAGAAACTGAAGGCCCGGTACTGGATCAGGGTCACCAGAATGGGCCCTGCCAGCATCACCAGACCCACCATCG includes:
- the ribF gene encoding bifunctional riboflavin kinase/FAD synthetase, translated to MELIRGLHNLRPRHRGCVATIGNFDGVHLGHQTVLGQLANKGAERGLPTQVIVFEPLPREFFAGAKSPARLTRFREKVLALRRFSVDRLLCMRFDRGLANMAPDEFVRRILVDGLGVNYLVVGDDFRYGRERGGDFGSLEQAGRRYGFDVAHMHTFEIDGNRVSSTRIRKALEVGDLSAAEMLLGRPYRMSGKVTHGDKRGRTIGFPTANIQLARQVSPVIGVYAVEMYGLDREPLPGVANVGRRPTVGGVEQRLEVHLFDFDRDIYQRHVDVEFQHKLRDEKRFDSVEALIRQIEVDVEAARSYFATRAGR